The genomic region tctgtacatatttatgacagtgtatatatcatataataaaccggagcctccgttataagtGGGGTATCTATTCTTTCTTATATCATGTGTGTGCTTTTACACGATAACTAACAAAGCGGAGTCTTTGTTAAACCGGATTTAGCAGCTGCATAgagataaagaaaatcactagggggcttggtcatgtttgaacctcagctacacctcttgataggcatttcaagccatacaaggaaaatttgtggagccaaagagagtgttgtacatagtacagactcaaacataggcacacactgagcatcgctcacaaagttacttgagggctcttttttgcaaagcaacaaagagtttgaaaggacccttgtaattggctatcaagccacggcttggaagcctggtgtattcacctaaaaccccgggttagcctgccttcatcaagtaggtcactcctatccaggtaatcctagtatgacccatcgaacgtttgacaagtcaatcttttacagaccctgaacttgtcacagttaaaacgatgattggttaattggaggtccatcttaaaaggctgtgataaatggtttaactcagaggcctggcatcccatgaaaagccttgatttGGAGCCTgacagctcgtaaaaagccttgcatattttcctatttgaattttgtttgttgaaaatcataagtatttttttataaaccggcgtccttgacccggcttgctttccaactatcagttgttggcacatgatcaattataaaccaatggtcattgacccggtctggtttgactaaatcaccagtatTATAAAGAAAATCCGGTAGTTATACCGGTCCGGTTTGATATATAGACCAGCATTATGAAGATAATATTATCAAACGTAtcgggttggtgttaaacacctttgctgtatacatgtttggtcaatcaatgaggtatgttctgtacattattttttgtacaaacacttggtTATTCAGCTAAAGTACTATATACTTCTTAGATATTATGAAAtgtctagcggtaaaccgctagacacttttaagttttttggacccaggaaggcaagtcatcataggctatgcataaaatatatcctgaagggtggcacagattgtcacaaagcgttatgaaacatgctcgatggcatggcagataaacaaagtttgctcgatggcatggcagataaacaaagtttcagctatcctattacatgaagcttcaaagcggctcaaacagtgctattgtttttcacagtagccatataaaccggcgaccggatcgggactcttcatcacgacggtttgacggttgcggatcagttggtgtaggcacttcttcatccctccccagccgctggaaatcagccattgaccaatcgattccgattaaagcttggaacactgcttcctcatggataagatcagaagggttaatatcaggggcgtaagtgtgcttacgaatcggaggcacaagttcttcgacttcatggatatcggtcggctgtcttttcccttctgcatcataaaacagttgaaaatgggacaaatcggtgtcCTTAGCCAATTTGTTGGCcactggccgcatctgtttggtcaaccgccgaagatcatcattgtcaaagtttgtaccgtcttctttaacgcctggatatcctttaatgatatcctccgcttcaaggtaCGGAATCCAGGCCTTGGTTCGAATAAGGGTGGTTAACGCTCCTGCTCTCGCAGCGGCTCTCTTCAACTCGACAATACGCGCTGGTAACGTGTCCGGCTTCTCAAGGGTCTCCTTAATCAAAGTtggcgccggtttgttataagcCGCCGTACGAATGGCTCGCTGAGACCCagagtatagctgctcaaccaatgtatatgccactttgagcttcatccgcatatctgcaccaagatgagtgatccgagttcctgccaaagattttatcaacattttggtcagtTTTAAGATAATTGACTGGCGCAACATACATAAGcagacacttaccaaagatagcagaggtcatagcattgatttggcgcttcaaaccggctagttcttcaaccaccggtttcagggcttcctcggcgtctacagcacttttggttaaaccggctttttcggtttcccattcagcacaatcttggttgaaggattctttcagcttttccattccggccagggcctgggtcagctcctctttggcttttgcagcttcggcttgttgagacttcacattttcttgcaaatcagagttttgggcatctttgcttctcagttcagcctgcaacattgaaggtatattcaacaaaacaacatatttatgcattaagtataaagcatataacaagttatccacttcatacttgggggctaatgcctattttctCTCAAATactacactctatacaagtctccagaacaatgcaagcatatccttgacacttgggggctaatgtacgtttgcTCTAAACCGGCAgtgtggattaaaaaccggattaacttgccaagttaaaccggcctttgggggctatgctgcacAAAGTTATCTAATTTTTTCAAACATGCGTCTTATCTATGATTGAGGACATGCTTTTGCAAGGATCAATAATGGGATGCTtgaagtgttacaaagacccggtttatgattaacaatcataaaacggctcttgggggctacttggaataatatttcagctataaatcaatgtaccagggagaagaatttacctcatattgTTCTTTCATCAAactcaccaaaccggcttcataatcccggtttgagtgcagacgttCAAGAAGTTggaatgaagctcatcagcgttaagatgagcatagttcgataagtcgctgctccatttacctttatccctagcaatttgctcttctttggcactatgctgagccaaaatgacgggatgaccaggagagttgtggcccattccagtaataataacgtcatcaccttgaccttcaggatttttggtggatgatgatggaatttcagtgtctttcatTGGACTAGCCCGGTGTGGTTCTGCCGGTTCAGTATCAGGGGCGGCAGGTTCAGCATATGTTGGTTTATCGGTGTGTTTGCCGTCAAGGGGCGGATCATCAAAGGTTGTTTTAGTATGAAGACCTTCCGGTTCACCAGTCTgctccggttcacctcttggttcttcttcttcgacgacagggtcttctggcggattggtgacccgagctttcttgctgggtctggctttggccctgcaaacagaataaaaaaagattaacatcctattcaaaagatgtagggcgcattgaaaggaaaggtttttcataactcacccggccacagttttcaaaggggggagttgagttattgtcgattcaccagaagaggaaggaggtgtcacctgataatttgaatcggacggattaagaggttgtctgaaataacctgccttggggtaagaatggtcagaagtaggagagacctcagaccggcgcttccgaaccggagtatcaggtaaaccggcagaggtggccaaccctgttggccactgtgccgggttgtcggcgagcttcatgctgttgagtcttcaaaataaatgttggatccaagtgagcaagaggatgagaaaagcttactttctagATTGCTTCGCGAGttttttatgttggcatagagtctgaaccggaggaaagggtaattacctctacgtcatcagcctGACTAGCTTTtgcctcctcctgaggaagatcattgttaacaagatgcataaaaagagagccaagtgagtcaagttctacctcaacttctgggtcatcagtatcatcatcaagctccatattaatccggtcagccgttttccgctttgacgtccgttttacggctttggtcttcgggCGGGTTAGCTTGACCACTTTGTCTCCagttggctttgccgctttctctatggatttccgtttccagaaggggtaatcaccctatatatatatatactagcaaaaatgaccgtgcgttgcaacgggaaataaaataaaatatcatGTGGCATAATAATTCAAAAACATACAAATTATTTGAGTATGAGCCCATTACGGAGGAAATGATCTCTTAGTAGTAAAAACAACACAACACGTGCTTAAGACATCACTACATGTTATGTTTTTTAAGCTAGGCCCAAAAGGTTGAAAATAGTATGTCAACAAAATAAGATCAGAAAGGAACAAAGTATTTTCTTTATGCCAAATATATAAAAGTATGATACACTATATAATATTGGTGCTCATCAATCTTCTCTCACACATTTACTTTAATCTTGAAACATCTTCCATGCAATTTCTTTAACTGTTTCTCACGTAAACTTGCCATGCCAATCACTTTCTTTGACTATATCATACATAtgccacgtacagtcatcttcacTCATGTTTGCAACAACTGCattttcaaccccccccccccctccccgccagTAGGTATCATCATCAAAGTATTTGGTATGAGAGTGGCAGTCACATCTAACTACAAAAGAGCCATCTCCATCATATTTCAACAAAAAACCAAATACGTTGCCACATGATCCTGTGATAGCGACAATGTCTCACACTGCCACCTTGAAAGCCAATAGTTGGACTGGAGAATAATGTCCTGGGTATTGCCAAATCTGTAACTAAAAAGTACTCTGATGTTATACAAATATTTAAGAAACTAATAATCATGTAATGAAGACCTTGATGTTCTTCAGCCAATAGCAAAGCTTTAGACTCCAGTGCTCATTGTTGAGCGAGTGAGTGTGCTGCCAAATTTAGGCCTTCTGATGTTTACAAAGTTACCATGGTAAAAAGCAAGAGAACCAACCTACATTTGTTCAGGAATTAAAGCAATTAAATGGTTTGGGGCACATGTGAGTATAGCTGCTCTGAAAATGAGTGTCTTCACTGCTACATTTGGAAAGTACTCATTGCTTACTGCATTTGGGAAGCTAGCAAGTATGTGATGCAACTGGCAACATCAGTCAGAGAGATCATTCACCTCTGTTGAATCATTTATTTCAATATAACAACACAACACCTTATTATGCTGAGCATCACCACACTGAACTAAACTGATCTAAAATTAAATCGAAGTCTTTGTGCATGGTAATGGAGGATTATATTATACAGATACATTACCTAAATCGTTCGCCAGGCTGCTCAAGCGGTGGTGGTGTACAAACCGTAGAGTTGAGTTGTTGCGTGTGTGCGGGGATTTGATCGGTGGGGCGACCACGGCATCATCAAGCTGAAAAAAATATAACAGGCCCCTAACCGAGAAACAATAGTCATATGATGAAATCTATTAGCACCATTCAATCACGAAAAGAAAAGGCGTCAGATGGTATCTGCGGTTGCATGAGAGGAAAAAAAAAAGGAAATCCAAGCAGCAATTGGAGCTCGGGCAGAGACCAAACTTATATCTAATCCGACCGAGCTGGAGCACTGTTTGTGCCTACACATGGACAGGAAAAAAGACCAAGACTTTGATGCCTATGGGTTCTTAAAATTCTCACAGTGAATTGGATGGAGTATATATCTAGTAGGATCAAATTAACTGAATTATTGGTTGTGCAGGATTAATCAATTAACACTCATCGTGGATTGGATGGATGGATATATCAATATCAACTATGCACAATAGAGAAAGGTCCGTCAAAATAAACCATGAAATTACTGAAAAGTTTGTCAATGCTAATAAACACGAAAGTTCACCACCGGTTAGTGTATGCATTGGTAAAGGTGTGAGGTATGAATATTTGCTAGAGGTACCTTCAAATAGCCAGGCTCCTGAAAAAACATATTGCCTCTCTCGCCATGTACATGAGCATGCTTCCTCAAGGCAGCCACATTAACAAAGGTCTTGCCACAGTTTTCATAGCTGCAGGAAGAGGATCTTTATGGATGGTTCGACCTTGCACGACTGCGCCTTTGGATCTTGCTTTTGTTGCCGCTTTCCTTCAGGTTCCTGTAGACATCCTATTTGAGCTCATACAGAATATATGTAGTTTGTCCGCAGAAGTCGACATACATTATCCCCGGAAAAAAATCCACATACAGTATGTAGTTTGGAAAAGAGTTAAGCAACAATATATGTGAAGTAAAAACGTAAGCAAGATTTATCTTAATAATAAACTATGAAACATTCTCATTCATCACACAACACTACATAGCTGAAACTGGTGTTCACTTCCTCGACCACATACCTGGCGCATATCACCTCCCCTTACTAAAAACTTCATGAAGCACATTACAAATAAATTAATAGTACAGACTACTTCTCAATTAGGACGTGAGTGACATGTAAAAGTTGTGCCTCAAAAAAACTACATGTATCAAAGATCTGTACTAATTCATCTACTCTTGCAAGCACTTAGTACTCACCTAGCATACCTACAACATCTACATGATCACACATCAAGACAGAATTATATAGATATATGTAAAAAATGTCTACTGTGGGCAAGAGCTATATTTCCTACAGTAAACTGATGAACTGACATACAGATGAGACCCATCAGATGCTTCAAAAGTACCTGCGCCAAAGTACGTCCAGGCGACGGCTGATGATCTTACGTCAAAGTCGGCGGAGGCGATGGCAGATTGTCTTGCGGCGAAGTCGACGGAGACGACGGCTGCGAAGTCGACGGATACAGTATATTACATTGACGTCAAAACCAATTAATCCACTCCACTAAATACACCTCCTAATTCTATTTTGCTAGGTGCATTAGTATATCTATTCATGTGTATGCAATTATGCTAATTGATAACTAAAGAAAGAGCAGAATATAAACTTCAAGAGTTACTCCAGCATCATGTCCAAGAATTACTGTAACCAAGTTCAAGCCACCATGTTTAGGTATATGTAGTCAGCAACATTAAATTTCTTGCTTCAATCCTTGGCTAGAcaacaatttttcagaaaaaatataCTGAAACAGGGGCTTTTATGGCTGATTGGCTGAAACATAATGCAAAATACATAATAAAACAGACAACGTAGTTGGTGTAAAGACTCCAGTGCATATCATCCAAACTGTAATTGGAAGTAGcaccaatttttcagaaaaaataaagGAACACAAACAATGCAAACAAAGGAAAATCGATTAAATTCATCGATCATCCAGTGGTGTAACAACTACAGTAACATAAAAAAACAACTACTGTGAGGGGTCGAGTCATTACATACCTCTGGTGTAGAAATTGCTCTGTACCAGCCATGTGCTTTTAGAAGCCATCACAAATTGGTTCACATAACAGAAGATAAACGAAGGTTGCAATTGATCCCTGCTAAACCTGTTGTCTTGAAACTCCCGCACCACAAAACAAATATCAGTGCACTTTTGTACTAATCCAGACCAGAACAAATCAAGAGAACTATCAATTTTTCTGGCAAAGAGCAAGGGAACTATCATAATCCTCCTCTGCCAGCAACCAGCAGCTTCCTCTGCCTGCAACCATCGACTTCCTCTGCCTGTAGAAGGCCACACACATAAACACGGATGCACATCCAGCCGCACACATCACACACAACCAGCCGGCGGAAGCACAACACAGATGCCACATACGCCACACCCGGCAGCATATGTTGAGCCGCCGCCTGTGTGATGCGAGAGGAGAGCGGGGCTGGTTGGGGAGAGAGGGAGGTGAGGGCGGCTGCTGAGACCAGGAGTCGCTCTTGGCAGCGCGAGATGGGGAGGCCTCGAGCAGAGGGAGGCGAAGGACACACGAGGGGACGCGGGGAAGCGATCGACAGCCGGCGGCGATTGGCGTTTGTGCGGCAGCTAGGGTTGGCAGGGGTCAGGGAAAAATCACGCTGGCGGCTCGTTCGACAACCAGGCATGAATCGTTTTTCTCACCAGGCGGTGGCAGAAGCTCTGTAAATTCTCTCAACTCCGATGGCGTATGCTTTGACGAGCGAATCGTTATTTCTTTTGAACTCGCTTAAACATGAACCGCGGGTTCAATAAACAAAAAATATAAGGACTTTTTCGCAAGAacgccgcgacggtgaacccggagacacaatccgtgctttattattactaggaTGAACATGTATTTTCTTCTCTGCAAAAGAATGATTTTTCAATGGTTTTTCCGGGCTGTTTATTTTTCAGAAATTGTGACCTGCTAAATTCTTTTTCCCTTACTGCACACATGCACATCATTTTAATTTGTGTGCACTTCCCAACTTGTTAGTGCCGTCGTACCATGTTTGTTAGTCATGCTTTACTTATTATTTGGGCACCTTGGGGTAACATCTTGCCAATGTTTGTTCAGAATGGTAAATACATGTTCAACTCGAAATCATATTACCTTTCATTATGTTGGAAGGAAAAAGCCTTTAAAACTGGATATATGTAAGAATGCTGACATTTAAAACTATCCTTAATTTGTTTATATCTTTGTAAAGCACTTATTTATAATGCTTGAGTTATCAGGTTAGTCACATAAAAACAATACGCACTTGCACTTTCAGGCATACCTAGACTTGATTGTCAGTTGCTCTACTCTAGGTGTTGGTTTAATACTAATACCTTGTCTTCAAACTTTAACCGTGGAAATTATATGGCTCATGTAAGTGCTAATACTTTCACCTTCAAGTTTAGCAAAGTGACGTACTATTTTCTAATGTATGTGAGGATATATGGCGCTTTATTGCCTGGCAGGCTCAATCTTGATGACACAATTAGAGTAAGTACTTGGAGAAAATTTTATTAGTTACGATATCTTTATTAAGAGGTTTCATTGACAGTGAAGTCCAAAGGTAGAGCTGAACATTATACCATGCTTAAGAATGTATGTGACTTCTATAATAGTGTTTGTCGTACCAGCATCTCTTTTACAGAACAAACATATTTTATGTAGTATCCTAGCTTCAAACTATTTCCCGGTGTTCTTTTGTAAATTGTGCTGATGCATGTCGAAGTACTCAGGCAGTCTGATAATTTATCATTTCATCTCTTTTTCGCCATGAAATGTATCGGTTAATCTTACAAAGTTGATATGCTGCTCACTTCAGGCACAGACTCCATACCCATCGAGTTGCATTTGTGATCAGCCAACACACTGTAAAACTGAGAAACTTGTGCTCGATCGCCTCCAAGAAGTAAAAATTAGTGAATTATCAGGAACTGAACATGAACGTGATTTTGTGCAACGGTCTTTTCATCAATCGATCATGAAAGCAAGGCCAAGGGGTTGTGCCAGATGTTACGAAGCTTGTCCACATTGGAACTATGTATCGAATTTTATGTGCACCGCTGCTTGGTGGGGAAAGTTCTGTATGTTCCTAGAGATTAAAAAACTGATTTGTCAATTCTCTTC from Triticum aestivum cultivar Chinese Spring chromosome 4A, IWGSC CS RefSeq v2.1, whole genome shotgun sequence harbors:
- the LOC123083700 gene encoding uncharacterized protein, yielding MTSAIFGTRITHLGADMRMKLKVAYTLVEQLYSGSQRAIRTAAYNKPAPTLIKETLEKPDTLPARIVELKRAAARAGALTTLIRTKAWIPYLEAEDIIKGYPGVKEDGTNFDNDDLRRLTKQMRPVANKLAKDTDLSHFQLFYDAEGKRQPTDIHEVEELVPPIRKHTYAPDINPSDLIHEEAVFQALIGIDWSMADFQRLGRDEEVSSGFPINSRDHYNLTLFNRSIVPHNTASAPTTTHTKTISSSASMEFGVYKVDTHAWEMDLSMVYTIAPAVVDEYINTVEQLLAQDNYKLVDINLQHTGGHLGIDHKIVVAQLCVHYNVLIYQYCMATKPCDHFAGFVNNNDYKFAMVETSGYVKALKVTCLVCKNLAEIPGHYKV